The following coding sequences lie in one Vibrio sp. BS-M-Sm-2 genomic window:
- the secY gene encoding preprotein translocase subunit SecY produces MAKKPGQDFRSAQSGLSELKSRLLFVIGALLVFRAGSFVPIPGIDAAVLADLFDQQKGTIVEMFNMFSGGALERASILALGIMPYISASIVVQLLTVVHPALAELKKEGEAGRRKISQYTRYGTLVLATFQAIGIATGLPNMVDNLVVINQTMFTLIATVSLVTGTMFLMWLGEQITERGIGNGISILIFAGIVAGLPSAIGQTIEQARQGELHVLLLLLIAVLSFAVIYFVVFMERGQRRIVVNYAKRQQGRKVFAAQSSHLPLKINMAGVIPAIFASSIILFPGTLAQWFGQNGESSAFGWLTDVSLALSPGQPLYVMLYAAAIIFFCFFYTALVFNPRETADNLKKSGAFVPGIRPGEQTAKYIDKVMTRLTLAGALYITFICLIPEFMMVAWNVRFYFGGTSLLIVVVVIMDFMAQVQTHLMSQQYDSVLKKANLKGYGR; encoded by the coding sequence ATGGCTAAGAAACCAGGACAAGATTTTCGTAGTGCTCAGAGCGGCTTAAGTGAACTAAAGTCGCGCTTATTATTCGTAATTGGTGCACTTTTAGTATTCCGAGCCGGCTCTTTTGTGCCGATCCCTGGTATTGACGCAGCTGTACTTGCCGATTTGTTCGATCAGCAAAAAGGTACCATCGTTGAAATGTTTAACATGTTCTCCGGTGGTGCTCTTGAGCGTGCATCTATATTAGCATTGGGTATCATGCCGTACATTTCGGCATCGATCGTAGTCCAATTGCTAACTGTAGTTCATCCAGCGTTAGCGGAACTCAAGAAAGAGGGTGAAGCAGGCCGTCGTAAGATAAGCCAATATACACGCTACGGCACGCTTGTACTTGCAACATTCCAAGCTATTGGTATCGCAACAGGCTTACCAAACATGGTCGACAATCTGGTTGTTATCAACCAAACCATGTTTACGCTTATTGCTACCGTGAGTTTAGTAACTGGTACCATGTTCTTAATGTGGTTAGGTGAACAAATCACTGAGCGAGGAATCGGTAATGGTATTTCCATTCTGATTTTTGCAGGTATTGTTGCTGGATTGCCTTCTGCAATCGGTCAAACAATCGAGCAAGCGCGTCAAGGTGAATTGCATGTGCTTCTTCTGCTGTTGATTGCTGTATTGTCTTTTGCTGTTATTTACTTCGTAGTTTTCATGGAACGTGGTCAACGCCGTATCGTCGTTAACTATGCGAAACGTCAACAAGGTCGTAAAGTTTTTGCAGCACAAAGCTCTCACTTGCCTCTTAAGATTAATATGGCAGGTGTTATTCCAGCGATTTTCGCATCAAGTATTATTTTGTTCCCAGGAACATTAGCGCAGTGGTTTGGTCAAAATGGTGAAAGCAGCGCGTTCGGTTGGTTAACTGACGTGTCATTAGCTCTTAGCCCAGGTCAACCTTTGTATGTAATGCTTTATGCAGCAGCTATCATCTTCTTCTGTTTCTTCTATACAGCGTTGGTGTTTAACCCACGTGAAACAGCTGATAACTTGAAGAAGTCTGGTGCATTCGTACCCGGTATCCGCCCAGGTGAGCAGACAGCGAAATATATCGATAAAGTGATGACTAGACTAACCCTTGCGGGCGCTCTATACATTACTTTTATATGTCTGATTCCTGAATTCATGATGGTCGCGTGGAACGTTCGTTTCTACTTCGGCGGCACATCACTACTAATCGTAGTGGTAGTTATCATGGATTTCATGGCACAGGTACAGACTCATCTGATGTCACAACAGTATGATTCTGTGTTAAAGAAAGCGAATCTGAAAGGTTACGGCCGTTAA
- the rpmJ gene encoding 50S ribosomal protein L36, with the protein MKVRASVKKICRNCKVIKRNGVVRVICSEPKHKQRQG; encoded by the coding sequence ATGAAAGTTCGTGCTTCCGTTAAAAAAATCTGCCGTAACTGTAAAGTTATCAAGCGTAACGGTGTCGTTCGCGTGATTTGCAGTGAGCCAAAGCATAAGCAACGCCAAGGCTAA
- the rplO gene encoding 50S ribosomal protein L15 — MRLNTLSPAAGSKPSKKRVGRGIGSGLGKTGGRGHKGQKSRSGGSVRPGFEGGQMPLKQRLPKFGFTSRKSLVSAEVRLAELAKVTGDVVDLNSLKAANVITKNIEFVKIVLSGDLSKAVTVKGLRVTKGAKAAIEAAGGKIEE; from the coding sequence ATGCGTTTGAATACTCTATCACCGGCTGCTGGCTCTAAACCTTCTAAGAAGCGTGTAGGTCGTGGTATCGGTTCTGGCCTTGGTAAAACAGGTGGCCGCGGTCACAAAGGTCAAAAGTCACGTTCTGGCGGCTCTGTTCGTCCAGGTTTTGAAGGCGGTCAAATGCCTCTAAAACAACGTCTACCTAAATTCGGTTTCACTTCTCGTAAGAGCCTAGTGTCTGCTGAAGTTCGCCTAGCTGAGCTAGCGAAAGTAACAGGTGACGTAGTTGATCTTAACAGCCTTAAAGCTGCTAACGTTATCACTAAGAACATCGAATTTGTTAAGATCGTTCTTTCTGGTGACCTAAGCAAAGCTGTGACTGTTAAAGGTCTACGCGTGACTAAAGGCGCTAAAGCTGCAATCGAAGCTGCAGGCGGTAAAATCGAGGAATAA
- the rpmD gene encoding 50S ribosomal protein L30 codes for MATIKVTQTKSSIGRLPKHKACLKGLGLRRINHTVELEDTPCVRGMINKVYYMVKIEE; via the coding sequence ATGGCAACTATTAAAGTAACTCAAACTAAAAGCTCAATTGGTCGCCTACCTAAGCACAAAGCGTGTCTTAAAGGTCTAGGTCTTCGTCGCATCAACCATACAGTAGAACTTGAAGATACTCCGTGCGTACGCGGTATGATCAACAAGGTTTACTACATGGTTAAGATTGAGGAGTAA